In the genome of Cygnus olor isolate bCygOlo1 chromosome Z, bCygOlo1.pri.v2, whole genome shotgun sequence, one region contains:
- the NUDT2 gene encoding bis(5'-nucleosyl)-tetraphosphatase [asymmetrical] — translation MAVRACGLIIYRRLQPAASSKAADGIEYLLLQTSYGTHHWTPPKGHVDPGEDDLQTAFRETQEEAGLQASQLTLVEGYKKELHYPVRGKPKTVVYWLAEVKDCNTEIKLSEEHQAFRWLKLEDACKFAEYEDMQATLKDVHQFLCSKE, via the exons ATGGCGGTCAGAGCCTGTGGCTTGATCATCtacaggaggctgcagccagcagcgtCCTCCAAGGCCGCTGACGGCATCGAATACCTCCTCCTGCAGACGTCTTACGGGACCCACCACTGGACGCCACCCAAAG GCCACGTGGACCCAGGAGAGGATGACCTGCAGACAGCCTTCCGGGAGACGCAGGAGGAGGCAGGTCTTCAGGCCAGCCAGCTCACCCTTGTGGAGGGGTACAAGAAGGAACTGCACTATCCTGTCCGTGGCAAACCCAAGACTGTTGTTTACTGGCTGGCAGAGGTGAAGGATTGTAACACGGAAATCAAGCTCTCGGAGGAGCACCAAGCTTTCCGCTGGCTGAAGCTGGAAGATGCTTGCAAATTTGCTGAATATGAGGACATGCAAGCAACGCTGAAAGATGTGCATCAGTTTCTCTGCTCTAAGGAATAA
- the LOC121061344 gene encoding uncharacterized protein LOC121061344 isoform X2, whose translation MELFRLSLSCICLLPWLEAEGQGFLIRNTRLEKCIHVSHHKTDGIGLTDCKPRSLQQQWSWDPATRTITSLQTKQCLSAHRAQEHALATLEPCGNWEHQAWACSKKGHLTLQSLGFHLSTKEGGHKVFVSREKDKFSRWKTLADETICAAAQTVALRPGEAMREAVDTRVWIYETKTIDSSKTDSMDKGSSVDLTDPLLVNNFNSTVSPVKTNQAYLPANEDLSHNHSKKHHGNRGKTAGARLAGTNWKTAMLVLSPLAFILGLIILTLNVHYNKKKKILSALKNPAASSSRADLQEPSPLRRGPQPYLPPSRSPSLRHGEILIEWKDGTVTPLFDNANYQVD comes from the exons ATGGAGCTTTTCAGGCTGAGTCTGAGTTGCATTTGCCTCCTGCCTTGGCTTGAGG CAGAGGGACAAGGCTTCCTCATAAGGAACACCCGGCTGGAAAAGTGCATCCATGTCTCCCACCACAAGACTGATGGCATCGGCCTGACCGACTGCAAGCCacgctccctgcagcagcagtggagcTGGGACCCTGCCACCAGGACCATCACCAGCCTCCAAACGAAGCAGTGCTTGTCAGCCCACAGGGCGCAGGAGCACGCCCTGGCCACACTGGAGCCCTGTGGGAACTGGGAACACCAGGCCTGGGCCTGCAGCAAGAAGGGGCACTTGACTCTGCAAAGCTTGGGCTTCCACCTCAGCACCAAGGAAGGAGGCCACAAGGTCTTCGTCTCGAGGGAGAAGGACAAATTCAGCAGGTGGAAGACTTTAGCAGATGAAAccatctgtgctgctgcccagacGGTAGCTCTGAGGCCTGGCGAAGCAATGCGAGAAGCTGTAGACACCCGGGTGTGGATATATGAAA ctAAAACCATTGATTCATCAAAGACTGATTCCATGGACAAGGGATCTTCCGTGGACTTGACTGACCCACTTCTGGTTAACAACTTTAACAGCACAGTGTCTCCAGTGAAGACCAACCAGGCATACCTCCCAGCAAACGAGG ATTTGTCCCACAATCACTCCAAAAAGCACCATGGAAATCGAGGGAAAACTGCTGGGGCAAGGCTTGCAG GCACCAACTGGAAGACAGCCATGCTCGTCCTCAGCCCCTTGGCATTCATACTGGGATTAATAATATTGACACTCAATGTGCATTACAACAA gaagaagaaaatcctctctgctctgaagaaccctgcagccagcagcagcagagctgacttACAGGAGCCATCTCCCTTACGAAGAGGCCCCCAGCCGTATCTTCCACCATCTCGCTCCCCTTCCTTGCGGCATGGAGAGATCCTCATCGAGTGGAAAGACGGGACGGTCACTCCACTTTTTGACAATGCCAATTACCAAGTGGACTAG
- the LOC121061344 gene encoding uncharacterized protein LOC121061344 isoform X1, whose product MELFRLSLSCICLLPWLEVAEGQGFLIRNTRLEKCIHVSHHKTDGIGLTDCKPRSLQQQWSWDPATRTITSLQTKQCLSAHRAQEHALATLEPCGNWEHQAWACSKKGHLTLQSLGFHLSTKEGGHKVFVSREKDKFSRWKTLADETICAAAQTVALRPGEAMREAVDTRVWIYETKTIDSSKTDSMDKGSSVDLTDPLLVNNFNSTVSPVKTNQAYLPANEDLSHNHSKKHHGNRGKTAGARLAGTNWKTAMLVLSPLAFILGLIILTLNVHYNKKKKILSALKNPAASSSRADLQEPSPLRRGPQPYLPPSRSPSLRHGEILIEWKDGTVTPLFDNANYQVD is encoded by the exons ATGGAGCTTTTCAGGCTGAGTCTGAGTTGCATTTGCCTCCTGCCTTGGCTTGAGG TAGCAGAGGGACAAGGCTTCCTCATAAGGAACACCCGGCTGGAAAAGTGCATCCATGTCTCCCACCACAAGACTGATGGCATCGGCCTGACCGACTGCAAGCCacgctccctgcagcagcagtggagcTGGGACCCTGCCACCAGGACCATCACCAGCCTCCAAACGAAGCAGTGCTTGTCAGCCCACAGGGCGCAGGAGCACGCCCTGGCCACACTGGAGCCCTGTGGGAACTGGGAACACCAGGCCTGGGCCTGCAGCAAGAAGGGGCACTTGACTCTGCAAAGCTTGGGCTTCCACCTCAGCACCAAGGAAGGAGGCCACAAGGTCTTCGTCTCGAGGGAGAAGGACAAATTCAGCAGGTGGAAGACTTTAGCAGATGAAAccatctgtgctgctgcccagacGGTAGCTCTGAGGCCTGGCGAAGCAATGCGAGAAGCTGTAGACACCCGGGTGTGGATATATGAAA ctAAAACCATTGATTCATCAAAGACTGATTCCATGGACAAGGGATCTTCCGTGGACTTGACTGACCCACTTCTGGTTAACAACTTTAACAGCACAGTGTCTCCAGTGAAGACCAACCAGGCATACCTCCCAGCAAACGAGG ATTTGTCCCACAATCACTCCAAAAAGCACCATGGAAATCGAGGGAAAACTGCTGGGGCAAGGCTTGCAG GCACCAACTGGAAGACAGCCATGCTCGTCCTCAGCCCCTTGGCATTCATACTGGGATTAATAATATTGACACTCAATGTGCATTACAACAA gaagaagaaaatcctctctgctctgaagaaccctgcagccagcagcagcagagctgacttACAGGAGCCATCTCCCTTACGAAGAGGCCCCCAGCCGTATCTTCCACCATCTCGCTCCCCTTCCTTGCGGCATGGAGAGATCCTCATCGAGTGGAAAGACGGGACGGTCACTCCACTTTTTGACAATGCCAATTACCAAGTGGACTAG